The following nucleotide sequence is from bacterium.
CATCCATGGAGCTGTTAAAAAAGCTGATAGATAGCCGGCCACGGTTATGCCTACCAGCAAAATAAAGACCGTATGACAGGTGGTCTCTATTCGTTCCTGCTGGTGAACAATAAAGTAACTAATTCCTAAATGAGTAAAGACATTAATGGCCTCAATTACCACGGTGGCTGAAGCCACCAGACCATAATGCTCGGGAAAAAGCAGCCTGGCCAGAACAATTCGAAAAACAATGTGTAATATCTGGTCAAGAACAGAGGCTATGGTAGTCCACTTGACCCCTTCGGCAGCAATTTTTCTAAGTTTCATAGTAGCGGTGCAGTTACTATTCCAGGTTGAGCCGCCTCTTAAATATCAATTTGAGCATTCTAAGGGCGGTTTTGCTCACCTTCCAGAAACTATCCGAGTGCTTAGATTCCCCCCCGATTCTGGGATAATAACTAATGGGGATCTCGATTATTCTCTTTCTCGCCCGAAAAACCTCGATCATCATCTCCGGAGAGAAAGCTGGCCCCCAATTCTTAAGTCGATCTCTGATTCTTAAATAGGTATCTTTCCATAGACCACGGTAGCTGCAACCTACATCCTTCAGTCTTCAGCCTATCTACCTGAATAGTTACGGGACGGTTCACTTTAGTGTGAAAGCTTGCGGTTGATAAATATGGAGTGCATTGACCGTGTCAATGCATGCATCGTCATGGACGATGCACTCCAAAATATGTGGCAAAAGAACTCACCGAAAATTGCCCGAAAATGAACCATCCCATAGTTACCAATTATTAATAGATAATTGGAGTTTATGCCACTGCCAGGCCGTGGCAATGATAGTTTCCAGATCAGCCAAGCCTGGCCTCCAACCCAACTCTTGAATGGCTTTAGTAGCACTGGCTACCAAAACAGCCGGATCACCAGGCCTTCGTCCTGCTTCAATAGCCGGTATCTTCTGCCCAGTAACCTTTTCGGCCACCTCGATTACCTCTCTAACTGAATACCCGTTCTCATTACCCAGGTTGTAAACAGTGCTTGTCTTCCCATTTATTAGCGACTTGAGGGCCAGGATATGCGCCTCGGCTAAATCAACCACATGGATGTAATCTCTGATGCAGGTGCCATCCGGAGTGGGGTAATCTGTCCCAAAAATCTTTATGGCCTCCCGCTGTCCTAAAGCCGCCTGAAGAATTAAGGGGATGAGATGAGTCTCCGGATGATGGGCTTCACCAATCCGACCTGATTCATCTGCTCCAGCCGCATTGAAATATCTCAAGGATATATACTTGAGTCCATAAGCTTCATCACATCTGGCCAGGATATGTTCGATCATCAGCTTTGATTCACCATAGGGATTAGTCGGCATGGTGGGATCGGTCTCCCTAATGGGGATTTGCTTGGGTTCTCCATAAACGGCGGCTGTTGACGAAAAGATAAATTTCTTTATCCCAAAACTTATCATGGTCTTGAGAAGATTGGTCGTGCCGGCTACATTGTTCTCAAAATAAGCCAGGGGGTTCTCCATTGATTCCCCTACCAGACTGTCAGCCGCAAAGTGCATCACCGCTTCAATTTGATTTTCTTTAAAAACCTTCGACAACCTGGAGGTGTCTCTTATATCCCCTAAGATAAACTCCCCGGCCAGGACTGCCTCACGATGTCCTTTTTTCAGGCTGTCATAGGTGATAGTCATCAATCCGTGCTCATTTAACTGTTTGACCACCTGGCTGCCGATATATCCAGCCCCGCCAACTACTAAGATCATTTCTCTTCCTTGAGGGTAAGTAGTGGCTGGCGCCACTGTCACCGGGCAGCAGTCGCCGTTATACTATTACCCCGCAACATTTGCGTTATCCGCGAGAATGTTACATGAGGCTCGATGCTCGATCCTCGATGCCCGATACCGGATATTCGATACTGGACACTGGATCCTTTACCCGCATCAAGCATCGAGCATCAAGTATCGAGGATCGAGCATCGAGGACTATTTGGTTGCGGCGGGAGGCCGCGCTATGGTTTCCCTCCGCAACTGTTGCACGGCAAATACGAGGCACCCGAACCCAAAAAGCATCTCGAAGACCTCAGGGCCGATAAAAAAACCCGTTTCAAGAAATATCCTTGGGGCTTGCAACCACAAGGCTCACCCTGGAAAAAGGCTTTGAAACGGGCTCGATGCTTACTTATTATTAGTTTACCACAAGATTCCAATTATGTCAACCCTTTTTTGTGAGAGCCGCTAAATCCGTCACCTCATTCGTCCGTAGTAACTATTCAGCCACTAAGGCACAAAGACACAAAGATTACAAATATTCTCTTCGTGCCTTAGTGGCTTTGTGGCTAAATAGTTACCGTCCGTAAAAATATTAGGCGGGCTGTTTGGCAGCCCGCCTAATTTGCTTGGCTAAGGTGACTTTATCTTTCAATCAAGAACCATCACGTCTTGCGCTTGAAGGCCCTTATTCCCTTCGCTGGCCGTAAATTCGACCCGCTGGCCTTCTTCCAGAGAACGATAGCCATTGCCTTTAATGGCGCTATAGTGCACGAAAATATCTTCTCCTTCATCGGGGGCTATGAAGCCATAGCCTTTAGTGGCGTTGAACCACTTAACAGTACCGCTTTCACGCTCTGCCACGAACCATCCACCTCCTTCCTCAGTTTAAATTAAATCGGGCAGAACGATCCAAACCAGCCTCTCGAAGAGACCTTTGTTAGTATTGAGACACATCTTGCAGTAAATCAATATCAGTTGCAACCCACCAGGGTATTACTCTTACAACTTACAAAGGTGTTACTATGGATTTGAACGACTGCCAACAACTAAGTGTAATTGGGCTTGGAATTTGATACGGACAATTTTGAGATGCCGCCCCATATATGGACCGCCTCAAGGTCGGCCACAAATTCACCCCTCCAGCTTACACTCGGTATCCACTTTAGCATAATTTTATATTATTGTCAAGCTAAAAAACTGAAATTCCTTAGATAATCAATAAAATTTCTTGACTTTTCTCCCTTAATTACGGTATAGTATTACCCTGCAACATTGGCGTTGTCTGCGAGAATTAGTAAGTGTTCAGCCACAAAGACACTAAGACACAAAGATTAAAGGATTATTTTTTAATAGCTCAACAGAGCAGTAGCGCAGTAGTTAAAGACTTTTCTGAAAGTTCCAGAACTGCTGCTCTATGGCTCTAATGTTCTCTACGACACATACTTTCCCCTTTGTGTCTTCGTGCCTTAGTGGCTGAACGGTTACGAGAATTATAAAGGCACCGTAACTACTCAGGTAGATAGGCCGAAACGATGAACATCGCCCTTGAGCCGGACATGAAAGAGTTTAGCTATTTAAAGGAAGACATTATTTCCCATGTTAAACAAGTAGCTGAGGGAAAGGGAGAAAGAATATACCTGGTGGGGGGATGGCTGCGGGATTATCTTCTTGAGAAAAAGAGCAATGATTATGATTTTGCGGTGGGAGGCGAGGCCATTTCTCTGGCCAGAGAAGTGGCTTCCTCCCTGGGGGGCAGTTTCTTCATCCTTGACCCTGAGCGGGATTGCGCCCGGGTAGTCCTTAAAGGAAAAGAGCAGGTATGCCTGGATTTTTCTCGACTCAAGGGGGACAATATAGCAGAGGACCTCAGACAGAGAGACATTACTATTAATGCCTTGGCCGTGGATCTTTCAGGGTCTGAGACCATCATTGATCCTAACGGGGGGCTGCCTGACCTGTCGTCCGGTCGAATCAGGCTTGTATCTAAAGAAAATCTCATCGAGGACCCCTTGCGGGGACTTCGAGCCTTCAGATTAGCGGCCCAACTCGGCTTTAAAATAGACCAGGACAGCTTAAGGCTTATCAGCCAATATGCCTCCTTGATTACCCGAAGCTCGGAAGAACGGATCAGGGATGAACTTCTTTTTTTGTTGGAGACAAAAGAGAGTTATCCGCACCTTTTGGCTATGGATGAGACAGGGTTATTGGGGGAGATCATCCCGGAACTTATGCCCCTTAAGGGAGTGGAACAGCCCGGGTACCACCATCTTGATGTCTTTGATCATTCCACCGTTTCCCTGGCCTACCTGGAAGAGATAACCGAACACTGCGCCTTTCACTTTCGGGCCTGGCATAACCGGATAGCCGAATATTTAAAACGGCCCCTTTCCAGTGGTCAAAGTCAGGTCGCCCTTCTTAAACTGGCGGCTCTCTTTCACGATCTGGGTAAGCCCCAAAGTTTAACCCGGCAGGGAAATGGCCAGATAAGCTTTACAGGACATGAGCGTTCAGGGGCGGAACTTGCTTTTTTAATTGGGAAAAAACTCAAGCTATCCAGAGATGAAGCGGAAAGATTAAAAAAGATAGTGGCCTCACATATGCGGCCCGGTCTGCTGGCTAACGAGAATAAAATCTCGGCCAGGGCTGTCCATCGGTTCTTTCGGGATTTGGGTGAAGATGGCCTGGGCACGCTTATTCTTTCTTTAGCTGATCGCTATGCGGCCCGTGGTCCAAAGGCGTGTTCCTCGTCGGTTATCTTGAGACAATACTGGGTAATTAATCATCTTCTAAAACGATTCTTTGAGGAAAAGGAGATAATTACGCCTCCCAGGATGGTTGGGGGGAGGGATTTGATTGAGGTTTTCGGTCTTTCGCCCGGGCCTCTCATTGGCCAGCTTCTCAGAGAGATAGAAGAGGCCTACATTGAGGGGCAGGTGAAGACCCGAGAGGAAGGATTGGCCCTGGTAGAACGGCTAATCGCCGATAGGCTGAAGGCTGAAGACTGAAGACTGAGTAGTTACCTGAGATGTCTCTTCTTTCGTAACCGTTCAGCCACAGATGCACACAGATGAAACACGGAAAATCCGTGAGCCGTGTCCGTGATTAGGGTCTGTCCTTAGGCTGTAGGGACAACCCTTGTGGTTGTCCGTCTACGGAACGGACATGGACAAGCACGGACAGGGACAAGCCCTGTCCCTACACTTCCGCCTTCTGTCCTGTGTTATTTATCCGTGCTAATTCGTGCATACCTGAACGGTTACCTTCTTTCAACTCTCCACTGTCCGCAAATGACGATGATATTTAAGGGCAAAGCGGTGCGCCTCGTCACGAATATGTTGAAGCAAATGCAGGGTAGGGGAATCCCGGGCAAGCAAGATAGGTGAGGAGCGATGAAGGGTAAAGATTTCCTCCTCAGTTTTGGCCAGGGCAATAAGGGGGACACCTTCCAGACCAAGCCGCAGCAGGGTGCCCCAAACTGAAGAGAGTTGGCCCCTGCCTCCATCCACCACGATTAAATCCGGCAGGGGGCTTTTTTCTTTCAATAAACGCCGGTAACGACGGCCGACCACTTCTTCCAGACAGCCATAGTCATCAGGGGCCTCAGCCGATTTGATCTTAAAACGTCGATAATCTCCCTTTTTTGGCCGGCCATTTTCAAAAACAACCACCGAGCCGGCCGCCGCCTTATCCCCTAAGTTTGAGATGTCAAAGGCCTCAATTCTCAAGGGGGGTGATTTGAGGCCTAAAAGATCCTTTAACTCTTCAGCCGCGGTCTCAGGGACGGCTTTTCCCTTTTGAGCCAGAAGAAGGGAGGCATTTTTAACGGCCAATTGAAGCAACCTCAAGCCTTCCCCACGTTTAGGCGCCTTAAGATTGACCCGGCTGCCCCGTTTCTGTCTGAGCCACTCACTTATCAGGTTCTCTTCTTCTATCCGGCAGGGGAGAAGGATTTGAGGCGGGATAGCCGGGGCTTTTAGATAATGCTGCTTTATGAAGGCGCTCACTATCTCTGCCGGGGTCTCACCACCCTGGAGGATGAAGTGCTCCCGACCGATCAATCTGCCTTGCCGAATAAAGAAGATAATAAGGCAGGCCAGATTATCCCTTTGAGCCAGGCCTAACACGTCTTCATCTATTGGCCTGTCCAGGACCATCTTTTGATGGGCCAGGATGGATTCCACCCCTTTTATCCGGTCCCTGATTTGGGCTGCCTTTTCAAATTCCAGCGCCCCGGCGGCTTCTTTCATTTGACCCTTGAGGTGGGTTATCACCTCCTCCCCCCGCCCGGCCAGAAAGAGACACATTTGATCCACCATCTTTCGATATTCTTCTCGACTAATTAGTCCGGCACAAGGGGCCAGGCAGCGCTGAATATGAAAATTGAGGCAAGGCCGGGCCTGTTTATCGGAAGTTATCTTTTGTTTGCAGGTCCGCAGGGGAAATATCTCCCGCCCAGACTTGAGCACCCCCCGCAGGACCCCGGCCTCGGTATAAGGTCCGAAATATTTTGCCCCATCCTCTTTCATCCGCCTGGTAATATAAACCCTGGGGAAATCTTCGGCCAGGGTAACCTTGAGTAAAGGATAGGCCTTATCATCCTTTAATAGGACATTGTATCGCGGTCGATATCTTTTGATAAGATTGCATTCGAGGATAAGGGCTTCTATCTCGGAATCAGTGACGATATACTCCACATCAGCCGCCACTGAGAGGAGAGCTGCTTCTTTAGGGGTATTACCACCTTTTTTGGGGCGGTAGGCTCTAACCCGTTTAATTAAGGAGACAGCCTTGCCCACATAAATGACCTCTCCTTTTTTGTTTTTCATCAGGTAGACCCCGCATGTATCCGGAAATTGAGCCAATTTTTGAGCAAATTTCGAGTTGGGGGCACCCGCTGCCAGGCCGGCTTTGCCTGGCGGGTCATCGAGTTTCGGGTTCATCTTTTACATCCGATCGCTCAGGATATCCATCCTGAAAGGAGGTGGCGTTAAGACTTTGACCTCATGGTTAATGCGCTTGGCTATTTGAGCTTCAGCTATTTCAAGGTCGTAACGTGCTTGTAGGCGCAACCATACAACAGCAGTTGTACCAAAATAACGAGATAGCCGCATAGCCGTGTCTGCCGTAATCGAACGCTTCCCACGCACAATCTGACTAATCCTCAATGCAGAAACGCCTATATCTTTAGCCACACGATACTGACTCAAGCCTAAAGGCTTCATGAAGTCTTCCAATAAAACTTCTCCAGGATGAATAGGTGGGAGTGTTTTCATGTCTCTCCTTTCAATGGTGATAATCAACAATCTCTACATCTCTCGCCTTACCATCAGCCCACTTGAAACAAATTCTCCATTGGTCGTTAATGCGAATGCTATACTGCTCTCCGCGAAGTTCTTCGAGTCTATTTCCAGGCGGTGCCAGCAAATCTCGGAAATTGTCTGCATCGTCCAAATAAAGGAGCTTGCGCCGAGCAGTTTTCTGAATATCCAACGGCAGTTTCCTTGACACTTTGCCTCTGAATATTTTCTCTGTTTCAGGGCTGGCGAAAGATTCAATCATTCTACTATAATATCATGAGGCGGTAGTATCGTCAAGCGATATCTTTGAGGGAAAACAAAAACACGAATCTCACCCGCTCCACGAAAAACACCAAAAGCCTTTTCAGCATCTAATAGAAGCTACCCTCTGCCCTTCTCCACGATGAAAGACCTTTCATGTTATTCGTGCATTAGTGAAATTCGTGTTTTTTAAAGCCGCTAATCTTTTTTCTTACACTCCTACTAAATCAAGCACATTGGCAGAAGCCACTCTTGAATGGGCCATTAGAGCATTTCCGCCTTCTGAAGCGATAAGGTCCTGAATACGAGCCATCACCTTGCCTGCTTCTTCGGCATCCTCAACCCTCGTGGCTGCAGCTTGAATGTTCTCTCTAAGAACGGCTAAGGTATCCATCCTCAGAGGGGATTCTGTAACTTGATCTTCCAGAGCTGATTGACTTAAACCTTCACCTCTCTTTAACTCCTGGCCGCCTTCTTGTTGTCCAACTCCCAGGAGCCTTTGAACCACATTTCCTACCTCCATGCTAACTCACCTCTCCTTCCTACGCAGTCAGGGGAAATAGAACCTCCCAGGAAAGCCTCCTCAAAACTTCCTCTGCCCTGCTTATTATCTATATCGGCAACTTAGCAAGCTAACTTTAGCAGTAAACAGTAAGTCAGTAGACAGTTAATAAAGGTTTAACTGACTACTGTTTACTGTCTATTGGAGTTTATCCACAAAAAATGCATCGTCTCTTCTCACTGTCCAGCCAGTATATGGAATTTTATAGCTCTTTTGAACCAATTTAGTTTTCCTTACTTCAGCCAACTTACTTCTTACTTTTTTCATCTTTTCAGCCAGAAGGATCTCATTCTCTTCTCTTCTTTTCATTAACTTTGTCCAAACACGCTCAATCTGGCTCAGGATAGTGGTTAGCTCTTTATCTTCCGAAAACTCTCCTTGCCTTTCTCTCCACCGCACGATTTCATCATCTAAAGATTTGATCTTGAGTTCTAATCCTGCTTCCTCCTTAGTCAAGTCCAGCAATCTATCGCCATCTTCCGCCTCTATTGCTTCCCTCTGCCACCTGCCTAAGTCGAACATCCTGGAGATGGCCCCCAATTGATCCTTGAGGAGCGATTTCAACTTCTGTAGTTCTTGGTCGCTTTCTGTAACCACCATTTACCTTCCCCATTAGCCACATTAAGCCGCCCGAGGAGGTCCCTTTATCACCTTCTCACTGGTAGTTTTTATCATTTCACTCCAGGCCTCTCGCAGTTCAACAAACATACTTTGAACTTCCTCTATTATCTTGGCCTCCTTCTTTATATTAGCATCAATTAAGCGGCGATTCATATAATCGTAAAGCCGATAAAGATTGGCGGATAGTTCTCCTCCCGCTTTCATATCCAATGATATCATCAATTCGTTAAGGATTTCCTGAGTGCGAATAAGCCTTCCCGAGACAACATCGTATTTCTTCTCTGGTAAAGCCTCTTTAGCCTGTTTAAGAAATTTTATGGCCCCTTCATAGAGCATAAGAATCAGTTTGGCTGGGCTTGCCGTCTCCACACTGGCTTGGCGATATCTTTGATAAGGATTAGTGACCATTGATTAATAAACCCTTCCGCCTGCGTTATGCACCTCCCCTCCCCCTTTTCACGGCATAACGTCTAATACGATGATGGGATCAGAAGATACCATCATCTTTGACAGATGACCTTTCTATCTTATTTATTTTAGCATTTCTCACGAAAGATGTCAACCCTTTTTTTTAGTAATCAGCCGACCGTTAGCAAATAGGGGGACATGGGGGACGGTGGTGTAGGAAGCAAAAAAACATTTGACAAATCAAATACCATAATGCATAATTGAACTATGCTAAGGAAACCTAGATTAGATGCTCCCGGAGCTTTACATCATGTGATCGTTCGAGGGATTGAACGAGGGGAAATATTCAGGAGTAAGATTGAATTGATTAAAGGAATAAAACCTCTTGACATAGATTAAGCTATAGGGTATCCTTGCCTCCAAAGGGTAGAGGAAGTAAAGAAGTAAGGGGGAAAATGACTCTATTTCCCAGGATTAACGCGCCTATCTTAAATGAAACTAAAGCGGCCGTCCTTGCTCAGGAGGCCAAGTTGGCTGATAATTTCCTGAGTCGAGGCCTCGGCCTTATGTTCAGGAAAACTCCAAAGGCTCTAATCCTTAGATTTTCAAAAGAAAGTCGATGGGGATCATCTATTCATATGGCCTTTATGTCTTTTGATCTTGACCTTATCTGGCTTTCCTCTTCTCTGAAAGTGATGGATATTAGAGAAAGAGTGAAGCCCTTTAATCTGTTTAAACCAGCTACCTGGC
It contains:
- the galE gene encoding UDP-glucose 4-epimerase GalE: MILVVGGAGYIGSQVVKQLNEHGLMTITYDSLKKGHREAVLAGEFILGDIRDTSRLSKVFKENQIEAVMHFAADSLVGESMENPLAYFENNVAGTTNLLKTMISFGIKKFIFSSTAAVYGEPKQIPIRETDPTMPTNPYGESKLMIEHILARCDEAYGLKYISLRYFNAAGADESGRIGEAHHPETHLIPLILQAALGQREAIKIFGTDYPTPDGTCIRDYIHVVDLAEAHILALKSLINGKTSTVYNLGNENGYSVREVIEVAEKVTGQKIPAIEAGRRPGDPAVLVASATKAIQELGWRPGLADLETIIATAWQWHKLQLSINNW
- a CDS encoding cold-shock protein, which translates into the protein MAERESGTVKWFNATKGYGFIAPDEGEDIFVHYSAIKGNGYRSLEEGQRVEFTASEGNKGLQAQDVMVLD
- a CDS encoding HD domain-containing protein; translated protein: MNIALEPDMKEFSYLKEDIISHVKQVAEGKGERIYLVGGWLRDYLLEKKSNDYDFAVGGEAISLAREVASSLGGSFFILDPERDCARVVLKGKEQVCLDFSRLKGDNIAEDLRQRDITINALAVDLSGSETIIDPNGGLPDLSSGRIRLVSKENLIEDPLRGLRAFRLAAQLGFKIDQDSLRLISQYASLITRSSEERIRDELLFLLETKESYPHLLAMDETGLLGEIIPELMPLKGVEQPGYHHLDVFDHSTVSLAYLEEITEHCAFHFRAWHNRIAEYLKRPLSSGQSQVALLKLAALFHDLGKPQSLTRQGNGQISFTGHERSGAELAFLIGKKLKLSRDEAERLKKIVASHMRPGLLANENKISARAVHRFFRDLGEDGLGTLILSLADRYAARGPKACSSSVILRQYWVINHLLKRFFEEKEIITPPRMVGGRDLIEVFGLSPGPLIGQLLREIEEAYIEGQVKTREEGLALVERLIADRLKAED
- the uvrC gene encoding excinuclease ABC subunit UvrC, producing the protein MNPKLDDPPGKAGLAAGAPNSKFAQKLAQFPDTCGVYLMKNKKGEVIYVGKAVSLIKRVRAYRPKKGGNTPKEAALLSVAADVEYIVTDSEIEALILECNLIKRYRPRYNVLLKDDKAYPLLKVTLAEDFPRVYITRRMKEDGAKYFGPYTEAGVLRGVLKSGREIFPLRTCKQKITSDKQARPCLNFHIQRCLAPCAGLISREEYRKMVDQMCLFLAGRGEEVITHLKGQMKEAAGALEFEKAAQIRDRIKGVESILAHQKMVLDRPIDEDVLGLAQRDNLACLIIFFIRQGRLIGREHFILQGGETPAEIVSAFIKQHYLKAPAIPPQILLPCRIEEENLISEWLRQKRGSRVNLKAPKRGEGLRLLQLAVKNASLLLAQKGKAVPETAAEELKDLLGLKSPPLRIEAFDISNLGDKAAAGSVVVFENGRPKKGDYRRFKIKSAEAPDDYGCLEEVVGRRYRRLLKEKSPLPDLIVVDGGRGQLSSVWGTLLRLGLEGVPLIALAKTEEEIFTLHRSSPILLARDSPTLHLLQHIRDEAHRFALKYHRHLRTVES
- a CDS encoding HigA family addiction module antitoxin, with amino-acid sequence MKTLPPIHPGEVLLEDFMKPLGLSQYRVAKDIGVSALRISQIVRGKRSITADTAMRLSRYFGTTAVVWLRLQARYDLEIAEAQIAKRINHEVKVLTPPPFRMDILSDRM
- a CDS encoding type II toxin-antitoxin system RelE/ParE family toxin, with product MIESFASPETEKIFRGKVSRKLPLDIQKTARRKLLYLDDADNFRDLLAPPGNRLEELRGEQYSIRINDQWRICFKWADGKARDVEIVDYHH
- the flgN gene encoding flagellar export chaperone FlgN; its protein translation is MVVTESDQELQKLKSLLKDQLGAISRMFDLGRWQREAIEAEDGDRLLDLTKEEAGLELKIKSLDDEIVRWRERQGEFSEDKELTTILSQIERVWTKLMKRREENEILLAEKMKKVRSKLAEVRKTKLVQKSYKIPYTGWTVRRDDAFFVDKLQ
- the fliS gene encoding flagellar export chaperone FliS, which codes for MVTNPYQRYRQASVETASPAKLILMLYEGAIKFLKQAKEALPEKKYDVVSGRLIRTQEILNELMISLDMKAGGELSANLYRLYDYMNRRLIDANIKKEAKIIEEVQSMFVELREAWSEMIKTTSEKVIKGPPRAA
- a CDS encoding DUF192 domain-containing protein; this translates as MTLFPRINAPILNETKAAVLAQEAKLADNFLSRGLGLMFRKTPKALILRFSKESRWGSSIHMAFMSFDLDLIWLSSSLKVMDIRERVKPFNLFKPATWRIYLPSVPARYVLELPVGTVTKSRTTVGDQLQLIINNW